One window of the Podospora pseudocomata strain CBS 415.72m chromosome 7, whole genome shotgun sequence genome contains the following:
- a CDS encoding hypothetical protein (EggNog:ENOG503P3BZ), whose translation MSLFLNRRLYLERFQQDRPAQGDEYGCTLLQWPGATTGTLCRDDLTRATEIAAFPESELTIVLAPIDDPSPDSLAGFEALVERYDIPGAFLEERTQGVLNSFGYIPAGPGSYCVWTHFLLKDIERNETSGAIEIPTKPQRKPLNTRLVNYFRRMFLSSKAPTTASAQQFEMHQPRMSYVETNKDDADDYLPSWTSRSFFLRVTNHGGNNARITLLCFEPSPFLEEELVNLPQRIDCSQIMANPFILLEMIMYDLYMQLDINLWELRDIFQVEQKHFGYLTANPTLPLADIDFSALHLLADYIIMLREGCHGLLSTVDAIVDHYQKYSTVEDAILRDKTYEAFKYRRRLVASTSERAGTFEKRINNLTTLFFNHISQQDNAMLMRDSSSVKAIAVVTLVFLPVTTVATVCGSEFFYTRSEGGIRMDPTAWIMFGLSAVLSLVLLWMWNFYTQSLEDKFARGRRRAMNGRGKQDGKLVFSA comes from the exons ATGTCACTATTTTTGAACAGAAGATTGTATCTTGAGCGCTTTCAACAAGATCGTCCCGCGCAAGGCGACGAATATGGTTGCACGCTCCTTCAGTGGCCCGGTG CAACGACAGGTACACTTTGCCGGGATGACCTCACCCGAGCGACCGAGATTGCAGCTTTCCCTGAAAGCGAACTTACTATTGT CCTTGCTCCCATAGACGATCCGTCCCCTGACAGTCTTGCGGGCTTTGAGGCTTTGGTTGAGCGATATGATATCCCAGGTGCCTTTCTTGAAGAAAGAACGCAAGGAGTCTTGAACTCATTTGGTTATATTCCAGCAGGCCCCGGGTCATACT GTGTTTGGACACACTTTCTCCTCAAGGACATTGAACGAAATGAGACGTCGGGCGCCATTGAAATCCCTACAAAGCCTCAACGAAAGCCCCTGAATACCCGCCTTGTGAACTATTTTCGACGCATGTTTCTCTCTTCAAAAGCACCAACCACGGCCTCAGCTCAGCAATTCGAAATGCACCAACCGCGAATGTCCTACGTTGAGACAAACAAAGACGATGCTGATGACTATCTGCCAAGCTGGACGTCGAGGTCCTTTTTTCTTCGTGTAACCAACCACGGCGGTAACAATGCAAGAATCACGCTCCTTTGCTTTGAGCCCTCGCCTTTCTTAGAAGAGGAGCTCGTCAATTTGCCCCAACGCATCGATTGTAGTCAGATCATGGCGAATCCGTTCATTCTTCTCGAGATGATCATGTATGACTTGTACATGCAGCTCGATATCAATCTCTGGGAACTACGCGACATCTTTCAGGTTGAGCAAAAGCACTTTGGTTACCTCACCGCCAATCCAACACTCCCACTGGCAGACATTGACTTTTCggctctccatcttctgGCAGACTACATCATCATGCTTCGAGAGGGATGCCATGGTTTACTGAGCACCGTTGACGCAATTGTTGATCACTATCAAAAGTACAGCACGGTTGAGGATGCTATCCTGCGAGACAAAACATACGAGGCATTCAAATATCGCCGTCGTCTTGTCGCTTCGACGTCCGAACGTGCCGGCACATTCGAGAAACGGATCAACAACCTGACGACTCTCTTTTTCAACCATATCTCCCAGCAAGACAATGCAATGCTGATGAGGGACAGCTCAAGCGTCAAGGCCATCGCTGTCGTCACCCTGGTTTTCCTCCCTGTAACGACAGTTGCGACTGTATGCGGCTCCGAGTTTTTCTACACGAGGTCAGAAGGGGGGATCAGAATGGATCCCACAGCATGGATCATGTTTGGGCTTTCTGCTGTGCTGagtttggtgttgctgtggaTGTGGAATTTCTACACGCAAAGTTTGGAAGACAAGTTCgcgcgaggaagaagaagagccaTGAATGGAAGAGGAAAACAGGATGGGAAACTGGTCTTTTCTGCATAG
- a CDS encoding hypothetical protein (EggNog:ENOG503PEYT; COG:S) — protein MATNIVPHEIAELIRRKKALYCRSADTKQWRRFSEFALPEATFTFVDALTPDIPMTEGGQCMSFSHRDAFLDYFEERNKDLQYIHSVGPGELYFVDGKDGKEVKAIWSVIFHVGDGEETRGFHGTGAGYYHEVWVKVGDDWFIRSLRFERVYWKIVSLGTGVQ, from the coding sequence ATGGCCACTAACATCGTCCCCCACGAGATTGCCGAGCTTATTCGTCGTAAAAAGGCTCTCTACTGTCGATCCGCAGATACCAAACAATGGCGTCGATTCTCCGAGTTTGCTCTCCCTGAAGCCACATTCACATTTGTTGATGCCCTCACCCCCGATATTCCAATGACCGAGGGGGGCCAGTGCATGTCATTTTCCCATCGCGACGCGTTTCTTGATTACTTTGAGGAACGAAACAAGGACTTGCAGTACATTCACTCTGTGGGACCGGGGGAGCTCTACTTTGTGGACGGGAAagatgggaaggaggtgaaggcAATCTGGAGCGTTATCTTTcatgttggcgatggtgaggaAACGAGGGGGTTTCATGGGACTGGCGCAGGATACTATCACGAAGTCTGGGTCAAGGTCGGTGATGACTGGTTTATAAGGAGCTTGAGGTTTGAGAGAGTTTACTGGAAGATTGTGAGTCTCGGTACAGGTGTGCAGTAG